The following proteins are co-located in the [Chlorobium] sp. 445 genome:
- a CDS encoding sodium:proton exchanger has product MHEFDFLKELVIISTAALVIVLIFQRIKIPSVIGLIVTGIVLGQSGVRLIENMSLISTLAELGVVLLLFTIGLEFSVEELRRLSRIVMVGGIFQVLLTGAIVGGLAYYLLPTIGVEMTWQSAVFIGMALALSSTAICLKILSDRNELFLPHGKIALGILIFQDIAIVPMMIGVSFLSPNGQQSLDKILQDLGLLVIFAIGIVGGFRLIMPYLTRMLASINAREVLVLGALLLCFGSAYLTSLAGLSMALGAFIAGVIISSTDESHAIAQAIEPIRDALTSIFFVSVGLLLNVELEELPLYLLLAVAVLVVNAALATVVGIALGYSLRVSLMAGMVLAQVGEFSFVLAKIGKFEGIISSEVYQGLLAVIVVTMVVTPALIAMAPRVAERLTPGLAFIPLHEDGSHPEADKLQQAQSQAEIEQFNPHVVVIGYGENGRNVASVLAATNVRHTILDNNKAIVEAARRAGEKYVFYGDATSKQALMQVGVHVAQSVAIGISEAEAVEKCIKITRELNPKAFIIVRARSLSEVSRLYAAGASEVVTEKFETSIQIFSLLLRQFGIPSEVITEQQEIIRRECCKIFPQFSLPDPTLVATKTSTEPQATAQSEKV; this is encoded by the coding sequence ATGCACGAGTTCGATTTCCTTAAAGAACTGGTTATTATCAGCACGGCGGCGCTGGTGATTGTGCTCATCTTCCAGCGCATCAAGATTCCATCTGTCATTGGGCTTATTGTAACAGGCATTGTGCTGGGGCAGTCGGGTGTAAGACTGATTGAGAATATGTCGCTTATCAGTACGCTTGCTGAATTAGGCGTGGTGCTCTTGCTCTTTACGATTGGGTTGGAGTTTTCCGTAGAAGAATTGCGCCGTCTCTCGCGGATTGTGATGGTCGGTGGCATCTTTCAGGTCTTGCTAACCGGTGCAATTGTCGGTGGCTTAGCCTACTATCTTCTGCCGACAATCGGCGTCGAGATGACTTGGCAATCTGCAGTGTTTATTGGGATGGCGCTTGCGCTCAGTAGCACCGCAATTTGCCTAAAAATTCTCTCTGACCGCAATGAACTTTTCTTACCGCACGGCAAAATCGCATTGGGCATTCTCATTTTTCAAGACATTGCAATTGTGCCCATGATGATCGGCGTCAGTTTTCTCTCGCCAAATGGTCAACAGTCACTTGATAAAATTCTGCAAGACTTAGGTTTACTGGTAATTTTTGCAATTGGTATTGTGGGTGGTTTTCGTTTGATTATGCCATACCTGACAAGGATGTTAGCCTCAATCAATGCTAGAGAAGTGTTGGTCTTAGGCGCACTGTTGCTATGTTTTGGGTCAGCTTATTTGACGTCGCTAGCGGGGCTTTCTATGGCACTTGGGGCGTTTATTGCCGGCGTGATTATTTCAAGTACAGACGAAAGTCATGCTATTGCTCAAGCTATTGAACCGATTCGTGACGCACTGACAAGTATCTTTTTTGTCTCGGTCGGATTGTTGCTTAATGTCGAGCTTGAGGAACTGCCGCTTTACCTTTTGCTGGCTGTTGCGGTATTGGTCGTAAATGCTGCTTTAGCGACGGTGGTTGGTATAGCACTTGGCTATTCTTTGCGTGTGAGTCTGATGGCGGGTATGGTGCTGGCACAAGTAGGTGAGTTCTCGTTTGTGCTGGCTAAGATTGGTAAGTTTGAAGGCATTATCTCAAGCGAGGTCTATCAAGGATTGTTAGCGGTGATTGTGGTGACGATGGTTGTTACACCTGCCTTGATTGCGATGGCACCACGTGTCGCAGAGCGATTGACACCGGGCTTAGCGTTCATTCCATTGCATGAGGATGGCTCACATCCTGAAGCCGATAAACTGCAACAAGCGCAGTCACAAGCAGAAATCGAACAGTTCAATCCTCATGTCGTCGTCATTGGCTATGGTGAAAATGGACGCAATGTAGCCAGCGTACTTGCAGCAACGAATGTGCGACATACCATTTTAGACAATAACAAAGCTATCGTTGAAGCTGCGCGTCGAGCTGGCGAAAAGTATGTCTTCTACGGTGATGCAACCTCAAAGCAAGCCTTGATGCAAGTCGGCGTGCATGTGGCGCAATCAGTGGCGATAGGAATTTCAGAGGCGGAAGCCGTGGAGAAGTGCATTAAAATAACAAGAGAGTTAAATCCAAAAGCCTTTATTATTGTGCGCGCCCGCAGCTTGAGCGAGGTGTCGCGTCTCTACGCTGCAGGCGCAAGCGAAGTTGTTACAGAAAAATTTGAAACCTCGATTCAAATCTTCTCTCTGCTGCTGCGTCAATTTGGCATTCCATCGGAAGTGATTACAGAGCAACAAGAAATTATACGGCGAGAGTGCTGCAAAATTTTCCCACAATTCTCACTGCCTGATCCTACACTAGTAGCGACCAAAACCAGCACTGAGCCGCAAGCGACGGCACAAAGCGAAAAAGTCTAA
- a CDS encoding B12-binding domain-containing radical SAM protein, which produces MNGFVPSEQVSILPNPTPAKPTRRKRWLLIQPKSRTNLMVDSGKVSIPLNLMMVGTLAQKHFDVEFIDERIGDKVPQDFSPYDVVAITARTLNVSKAYEIADRALAQGKRVILGGTHPTMLFEEAKEHATSVVFGEVESVWDALREDVERDTMKPQYRAGTFKSMQEMDRPDFNIVLRSPNSKNYSFRIPLLATKGCPVGCNFCTTPTIYGKSFRTRDTDRVVNEIKFHQDRLGKKDIHISFMDDNISFKPAFMEELLNAMIGLGAKWNANISMNFLENPKVAELAKEAGCELLNIGFESVTPETIKYVHKGSNRISRYDEVVANVHRQGIGIQGYFIFGFDTDTPASFQGTYDFIMRNRIEFPVFTIATPFPGTPWFEEMKPRIEHFNWDKYDTYHYIYKPAKMEREEFLHNFIKIQREIYSWKNIWYRMKGKPFNWVWMVNVAMHYFTRQLKPQMFL; this is translated from the coding sequence ATGAACGGGTTCGTGCCTTCAGAGCAAGTCTCCATCTTGCCCAATCCTACACCTGCTAAACCGACGCGCCGCAAGCGATGGCTACTTATCCAACCCAAAAGCCGTACCAACTTGATGGTTGACTCTGGGAAAGTGAGCATTCCACTCAATTTGATGATGGTAGGCACCCTGGCGCAAAAACACTTTGATGTGGAGTTTATTGATGAGCGCATTGGCGACAAAGTACCGCAGGATTTTTCACCTTACGATGTCGTAGCTATTACGGCACGTACGCTCAATGTCTCCAAAGCGTATGAAATTGCAGATCGAGCGCTGGCGCAAGGCAAACGCGTCATCTTAGGCGGCACGCACCCTACAATGCTTTTTGAAGAAGCAAAGGAACATGCCACCAGTGTGGTTTTTGGCGAAGTTGAATCTGTTTGGGATGCTTTGCGTGAAGATGTTGAGCGTGACACAATGAAACCGCAGTATCGCGCTGGCACATTCAAATCCATGCAAGAAATGGATCGCCCCGATTTTAACATCGTTTTACGCTCACCGAACTCCAAAAATTATAGTTTCCGCATCCCGCTGCTTGCCACAAAAGGCTGCCCTGTCGGCTGCAACTTCTGCACTACACCAACGATTTACGGCAAATCTTTCCGCACACGTGATACCGACCGCGTCGTGAACGAAATCAAATTTCATCAAGACCGCTTGGGCAAGAAGGATATTCATATTTCCTTCATGGATGACAACATTAGTTTCAAGCCCGCATTTATGGAAGAACTGCTCAATGCCATGATTGGCTTAGGAGCAAAGTGGAATGCCAATATCTCAATGAACTTCTTAGAAAATCCCAAGGTAGCTGAACTTGCTAAAGAAGCAGGTTGCGAACTCTTAAACATTGGCTTCGAGTCCGTTACTCCTGAAACCATTAAGTATGTGCATAAAGGCTCGAACCGTATATCGCGCTATGATGAAGTGGTCGCAAACGTGCATCGCCAAGGTATTGGCATTCAGGGCTATTTTATCTTTGGGTTTGACACGGATACACCTGCCAGTTTTCAAGGCACATATGATTTCATTATGCGCAACCGCATTGAGTTCCCAGTCTTTACCATTGCTACACCATTTCCAGGTACGCCTTGGTTTGAAGAGATGAAACCGCGCATTGAGCATTTCAACTGGGATAAGTACGACACCTATCACTACATCTACAAGCCAGCGAAAATGGAGCGTGAGGAGTTTTTGCATAACTTCATTAAGATTCAACGCGAGATTTATTCTTGGAAAAATATCTGGTATCGTATGAAAGGCAAGCCATTCAATTGGGTGTGGATGGTCAATGTCGCAATGCATTACTTTACACGCCAACTCAAGCCGCAAATGTTTCTCTAA